CGAAGAGACGGCGGGCGACGAGGCCGGGATCAAATCCGCCACTTTGCTGGTCAAGGGCCATAATGCGCATGGCTGGGCGAAGACGGAATCGGGCGTGCACCGGCTGGTGCGCATCTCGCCTTTCGATTCGAATGCACGGCGGCATACGAGCTTCGCCTCGGTCTGGGTCTATCCGGTCATCGACGATCGGATCGAAATCGACGTGAAGGAATCTGACTGCCGGATCGATACCTATCGCTCGTCCGGCGCGGGCGGCCAGCACATCAATACGACCGACTCCGCGGTCCGGATCACCCATCTTCCGACCGGCATCGTGGTTGCCTGTCAGGGCGAGCGGTCGCAGCATAAGAACAAGGCGACGGCCTGGAACATGCTGCGTGCGCGGCTTTACGAGCGCGAGATGGCGATCCGCGAAGCGGCCGCCAGCGCCACCGAGGCGTCGAAGACGGAGATCGGCTGGGGCCATCAGATCCGCTCTTACGTGCTGCAACCCTATCAGCTCGTGAAGGATCTGCGGACAGGCTACACATCGGGTACGCCGGGCGAGGTGCTCGACGGCGAACTCGACGATTTCATGGAGGCGACTCTGGCGCAGAAGGCCTATGGCGGCGGACCCGTCAGTGTCGAGGACGTGGAATAATCTCGCTAAAGAGTCTAGCCTTCGATTCCAAAGCACGGCGGTAAAGATGAACCGGCTAGACATCAAGCGTCCCGAACGCGAACGCATCTTCAACATGCCGGGCGTCGTGGTAGCTCTCATCGCCGTCTTGCTGGCGATCCACGGGTTGCGCGGTCTGCTGACGCCGGAACAGGACCTCGACATCCTTCAGCGCTTTGCCTTCGTGCCGGGGCGTTTCACCTTCGCCTTCGATCCGGACAAGGTTTCGCAGGCCTATAACGAACTCGCCAAAGCCAGCCCGTTGCGGGCCGAGATCGCGCGTTACTTTTTGGGCGACGGCGACGTGCAATGGTGGACGCCTCTCACCTATGCTTTTCTGCATGGCAATTGGATGCATGTCGGGTTGAATTGCCTATGGTTCGCGGCTTTCGGCGCGGCCGTCGCACGGCGTCTCACGACGTGGCGTTTCATGCTCTTCTTCGTCGTGACCGCCGTCGCCGGCGCGCTGATGCATTTCCTGACGCATATGACGGCGCTTGAACCGGTGATCGGCGCCTCGGCCGTCGTCTCCGGTACGATGGCAGCCGTCACGCGCTTTGCCTTCCAGCCGGGCGCTCCGCTCGGCGAGACGCTTGGCTTCGGGGTCAGGCATGGAGAGCCAAGCACCTATCAGCTACCGGCACCGCCTCTGCGCGAAGTTCTGACCGACCGCCGCGCTTTGACCTTTCTCGGTATCTGGTTTTTGATCAATTTTATTTTCGGGGTTTTCTCGGTGCCGCTCGGCGCAGGCAGCGTAGAGAACGCGCAGATTGCCTGGGAGGCCCATATCGGCGGATTTCTCGCGGGCTTTTTTCTGTTTCCCTGGTTTGATCCAACGCCGGCGGCTCCGAAGCCCGAGTCTTGAATTAAAACGGAAGCCCGATCCAGGCGGCGGCGGACCAGCACGCCGGTTAATCCCATCAGGCTCAGGCTCGCGCCATCCTTGACGGCGAAGGCGACCGGATCGTCGTCGAGCTCTCCTCGGCCGCCTCGAAAGCAGGCTTTCGAGGCCTGGCAGAAACGCGGCATCGAAAAGCCTGATGGGCAGGCCCGCCGCCGCCAACAAAAATAAATGAATCACGCCTTGCGGCATTGCCCGGGAATCTCTCCGAAATTCGCGGCCCGAACTTAGCGGTTCGACCTTAATCTCCGCTCAGCGCCAATTTGGAAAAACGGGGCTATTGCCGAAATGATCAGCAGGCACCTGCTCTTGCCGCAAGTGCGAGGGCATTCGCAGTGCGTCAGAGCCGGTGAACTTATCCCAGTATTGTTTAATCTTACGCGCCCGAAGCCCAACCTAAAGAGGGAAAGTGCACTGTTGCGTCCTGCTCAAATCGCAGGCATGCTTGCGTCATGTTGCAGCACCCTAATGTGGGATGCGAATTTAATCGGAGGAGGCGAGCATGACCGTCGCGCGGATTCTCGCGGTGAAAGGGACGGAGGTTGTCACCACACAGCCGCATAGGACTTTAAAAGAGGTCGCCGAGCTTCTGGCCACGCGCGATATTGGTGCGATCGTGGTCGCCGATATCCAGGGCAGCGTGCTCGGCATATTGTCGGAACGCGATATCGTCAGGGCCATCGGCCATCGTGGTGCCGAAGCGCTGGGCGACGCCGTCTCCACGCATATGACATCCAAGGTCGTGACGACGACCGACGATGAAAGTATTCATGCAACGATGGAAAAGATGAACCTTGGGCGGTTCCGGCATCTGCCGGTGATGAGGAACGGCAAGCTCGGCGGCATTCTCTCGATCGGAGATGTGGTCAAATATCGTCTGGCCGAAATGGAGCACGAACATTCGGCCATGCGCGAATATATCGCTTCGGCCTGAAGCATGATCCCGAAAAGTTGCAGACTTTTCGGATCAAGATCATGCGTCGAACAAAGGCTTCGAGCGGCCGTGCTCTACAGGCTGTTGTCGCCGAGCGGCATGAGGGTGATGTTGTCGCGAATGTCCGGCATTGCGCGGCGGGCCGCCTCGCGGCCGATCGCGATCAATTCGTCGGCGCGATGAAAATCGAAAAGGCCCACGGCGCCGAGACGCGCATTGATCATCACGTCGGGCGGATCGCCGGCTAGACGCGAGCGCGAAATGCGCCCTTGCGTGATGTTGAATGCGTCGATCATCGCATTGGCTATGCCTGGGGCGCCGTCGTGTCTGCGTCCGAAATGCCGATGAAGATTGCCGCGCATGCCGTTGAGGAAGCGGTTTTTGCGCTCGGGTTCGGGCTGCACGTCAAGCTCAGGTTCGGGCGGCGCTTTGTTCAATATTCCATGATCGCTGATGACGGTGCCGCGAAAGGCCGGATCGCTGATCAGATTGACCGCTATCACCATTTCCGCGCCGAGTGCGCGGCAAACCGTGACCGGAACGGGATTGACCAAAGCGCCGTCGAAAAGCCAGCGTCCGCCAATCGGGACAGGCTCGAAAATACCGGGCAGCGCATAAGACGCCCGGATCGCTTGAACGAGATCGCCTTTGCTGAGCCAAATTTCATGGCCGGTCGAGACCTCCGTCGCGACGGCTGCAAAGACTGTCGACAGATGTTCGATTCTCTTGCCGACGAGTTCCTGATCGAGGCGTGTCTTCAGGCGTCCTCCGCCGAGGAGCCCAATGCCCGAGAGGCTGAAATCCATCAGGCCGAAGACGCGTTTCTTGGTGAGGCTTCGGGCGAAGGATTCGAGCGCCTCGAGTCGGCCCGCCGCCGCACAGCCGCCAACGACCGCGCCGATCGATGTCCCTGCGATGATGTCTGGAACAATGCCTTGGTTCGCGAGCTCCAGGATGACGCCAATATGCGACCAGCCGCGTGCCGCGCCGGCACCCAGTGCAAGGCCCAGCCGCGGCCGGTGCTCTCTTTGGGGCCCGAGCGGAATCGTGCCGTTCCCGCCGGCCGTATTCTGGGGTTTTTGTGTATGTATGGACATCGCATCCGCGTCTCGAAGCGCATCGCTCCGGTTTTCTAGATTGTTGCGTAGGGCGGCATATCAATCCGTCTCGGCGCATTTTTGAGCCGATTAAGCTTATATTCCGTTGCTGCTTGTTTCGTGTTGCCATCGATGTGTTCGATGGCCAATGCACGGCTGGTTTTAGGACTCGAAAACGAGTCTGGCGCCGCCGTCGCCTGCGACGATCTTGCGATAGAAGCAGGAACGCCGTCCCGTGTGACAAGCGCCGCCGTCGCCACCTGGTTCCACCGACATCAAAAGCGCGTCCTGATCACAATCGACGCGGATCTCGACCACTTTTTGAACCTGCCCCGACGTGTCGCCTTTGCGCCATAAGCTTTGGCGTGAGCGTGACCAATAATGCGCCGTGCCGGTTTCAAGCGTGAGCTTCAGAGCTTCCGCATTCATATAAGCCAGCATCAAAATGCTGTTATCCTTCACGTCGACGGTCACGCAGACGACGAGCCCGTCCTTATCGAAGCGCGGCGTCAGCACGTCGCCTTCCTCGAGTTCGGCCTTGGTCCCCGGCGGTGGAAAAGCGTCCGCCATGGCGGATGTCCTCTCAAAGCATGATCCCAAAAGCTGCAGACTTTCGAAAAAGATCACGCGCTAAAAATGAAGCGGCGCGGATGTCAAAAACGCATCCGCGGCCGGACTAGGTTTATACCTAAGCCGGCCGCGAAAAATGCATAGAAAGACGGTGAGCGCGCCTCGTTATTTTCCGCGCACAAGCGTTAGAAAGCGGATCTGCTCAGCCGGATCGTCGCGGAAAATGCCGGTGAACTGCGTCGTCGTCGTTTTCGCGCCTTGCTTCTGCACGCCCCGGATCGACATGCACATATGCTCGGCTTCGAGCATGACGGCGCAGCCGCGCGGTTTCATGAAGATGTCGATCGCGCCGATAATCTGCGCCGTTAGGGCCTCCTGCGTCTGCAGGCGCTTGGCGTAGATATCGACGAGCCGTGCCAGTTTCGACAGGCCGACGACGCCGTCCTCACCGGGATAATAGGCTATATGCGCGTGACCGAAGAACGGCACCATATGGTGCTCGCAATGCGACGAGAACGGTATATCGCGGATGAGGACCATGTCGTCATAACCGTGGACCTCTTCGAACATGCGCGCGAGAACGTCGGACGCATCCTCTTTGTAGCCGGCGAAAAACTCTTCATAGGCTTTCACGACACGCTTGGGCGTATCACGCAGGCCCTCGCGCGCCGGATTGTCGCCGGCCCAGCGCAAAAGAACTTCGACGGCGGCTTCCGCCTCTTCGCGTGTCGGGCGCTTGACGGGGTTTTTGTCTTGGGTTTGCGTGCGTTCGAGCAAGGACTTAACCACGGCATCCATGTGGTGCCTCCAAAAGTTTCAATCTTCGTCCATTGGGAGTGCTTCGCAGACGGGGGACACCGGACGGACGTTTGGCCGGTGAAATAGAATCGCGCCTCGAAATTTGCCAGATCTCGTTCGCCAAGCCCCGCCTTCCTATATAATATATGTAGGTGCCCGTCACCGGGGCACAATGTTCCAGGGCTGGCGCATCGAGGCTTCGTAATCGATCATGCTCACCAATATATACAATGAACATATCCTCGACCTTGCCGCGAATATCCCGCGGCAGGGTCGTCTCGAAGTTCCGGATGCCTCTGCCAAGGCGCATTCCAAACTGTGCGGCTCGACGATTATCGTCGATCTCGTGATGCGGGACGGCAAAGTCGTCGATTTCGCCCATGATGTGAAAGCCTGCGCCCTGAGTCAGGCCGCCGCATCAATCATGGCACGCAATATCATCGGCTCGACCGCTCCGGAGCTGCGTGAATTGCGTGACAAGATGCGTGCCATGTTGAAGGAGAACGGGCCGCCGCCGGACGGCAAATGGGCGGAAATGGCGGTGCTCGAGCCGGTTCGCGACTTCAAGCCGAGGCACACGTCGACGCTTTTGACTTTTGAGGCGACCGTCGATGCCCTCAATCAGATCGAGGCAAAGGCCTCGGCCAACCCGGCTGCGAAGGCGGGCTGAGCGCAGCAAGCTTAGCTGGAAGACCAAAAAAGCCGCAGGGCGCGGCTTTGATGGGCAGTTAAGCTTGGCTTTTACGCTCCGAGACTGGCCATTAGGGCCAGCCTTTCAAGTGTCTAGAATCCGAGGATGCCCAGACCGCCCCACGCAAATGTGTAATTGATCGTGGCGCCGCCTTTGAACTCATCCTTTGAGCCGAGCCTATTCGGGATCGGGCTCGCGCCGGCGTCGCCGATCAGCCTGTTGTAGCCACCGTAACCGATCACATTCCAAGACCGATTGAAATCATATCGGGCCTGCAGGACGCCGCCGACAGTATCCAAGCCGCCCGATGCAGAATAGGGTGTGACCCTTCCGTTCAGCGCGGCTTCAATGGGATTCACCGAGAAATAGGCGGCCATGAAGGGCGTGTCGCCATAGCCCAAGCGCGGGCCCGCCGAGAATGTCCAGGGGCCGGTACGATAGACGCCATCGATCGACAGATTGGCTTCAAGACCCTTATTGCCGTTGACGGCTTGAGTGACTTCGAGATGCGCCCGGATGACATTGGCGAACCAATATTCGACAAAACCGCCGAGCTCGGCTGACCAGCCGACGTTATGCATGCCGAAGAAAGCGCCGTTCCCGTCGCTCAATCCACGGCGCGAAATGTAACGCGCAACCGGGCCTGCTTTGAACGGGCCGTAGTCGAAGAGGTCCAGGGTGAAACCGTCATCCAATGCGATGAAAGGCGCAGGCTCGTTGGAATGCCAGCGCGTAATCTGGCCCAACGGAACCGCGGTATAGGTTTTGGATCCAGGAAATTGGTTCTGGACGCCGGCGCCGACGCCGAGCGTCAGAAGCCATTCGTCCGGGACGACAACTGGGGGCCGAGGGGTGAGATCGGCGGCTAAGGCCGATCCGCTGAGCAAGGCCGCCGCGGCAGTCGCGAAGAAAAGAGATTGTATACGCAAGGCAGCCCCGCATCCTGTTTGAGTCTTATAATTTCAACGTGCAGTGTGAACCCGTCGCCCCATAATCGCGAGTGCATATATGCAACACACGCGAAGCAAATCGCGGTGAGCATATGCGTGAAATTACGCAGGGAAAGTTAAGAGGTATTGTGGTCATGTCTTTGGCTCGCGAAAAGCGCATTCGTCCTATGCGGCTGGCAGCCCATTGGCTCATCCGCGCCTATCAATTGAGCCTGTCCCTCGTCCTTGGCCGGCATTGCCGGCACTTGCCGACCTGTTCGTCCTATATGGACGAAGCGATCACGACGCACGGCCTTTGGGCTGGCGGCTGGATGGGCTTTGCAAGACTTTGCCGCTGCCATCCTTGGGGAACGGAAGGTTTCGACCCGGTGCCGGCCGTTTTGCCCGAACGCGCGCACTGGGGGCGTCCGTGGCGTTATGGGTCC
The Methyloferula stellata AR4 DNA segment above includes these coding regions:
- a CDS encoding iron-sulfur cluster assembly scaffold protein, which codes for MLTNIYNEHILDLAANIPRQGRLEVPDASAKAHSKLCGSTIIVDLVMRDGKVVDFAHDVKACALSQAAASIMARNIIGSTAPELRELRDKMRAMLKENGPPPDGKWAEMAVLEPVRDFKPRHTSTLLTFEATVDALNQIEAKASANPAAKAG
- a CDS encoding MipA/OmpV family protein — encoded protein: MRIQSLFFATAAAALLSGSALAADLTPRPPVVVPDEWLLTLGVGAGVQNQFPGSKTYTAVPLGQITRWHSNEPAPFIALDDGFTLDLFDYGPFKAGPVARYISRRGLSDGNGAFFGMHNVGWSAELGGFVEYWFANVIRAHLEVTQAVNGNKGLEANLSIDGVYRTGPWTFSAGPRLGYGDTPFMAAYFSVNPIEAALNGRVTPYSASGGLDTVGGVLQARYDFNRSWNVIGYGGYNRLIGDAGASPIPNRLGSKDEFKGGATINYTFAWGGLGILGF
- the prfB gene encoding peptide chain release factor 2 (programmed frameshift), which codes for MRAEAEALVETIKQSMGLLRRHLDVETATRRLAELNAKVENPDLWNDADAAQKIMRERTELEDRLGALARFDAELEDAVTLVELGESEGDTETEQEGITQLKALKAEAERRQVEALLSGEVDANDTYIEVHSGAGGTESCDWARMLFRMYARWAERHKFKVEIVEETAGDEAGIKSATLLVKGHNAHGWAKTESGVHRLVRISPFDSNARRHTSFASVWVYPVIDDRIEIDVKESDCRIDTYRSSGAGGQHINTTDSAVRITHLPTGIVVACQGERSQHKNKATAWNMLRARLYEREMAIREAAASATEASKTEIGWGHQIRSYVLQPYQLVKDLRTGYTSGTPGEVLDGELDDFMEATLAQKAYGGGPVSVEDVE
- a CDS encoding rhomboid family intramembrane serine protease, whose amino-acid sequence is MNRLDIKRPERERIFNMPGVVVALIAVLLAIHGLRGLLTPEQDLDILQRFAFVPGRFTFAFDPDKVSQAYNELAKASPLRAEIARYFLGDGDVQWWTPLTYAFLHGNWMHVGLNCLWFAAFGAAVARRLTTWRFMLFFVVTAVAGALMHFLTHMTALEPVIGASAVVSGTMAAVTRFAFQPGAPLGETLGFGVRHGEPSTYQLPAPPLREVLTDRRALTFLGIWFLINFIFGVFSVPLGAGSVENAQIAWEAHIGGFLAGFFLFPWFDPTPAAPKPES
- a CDS encoding CBS domain-containing protein; this encodes MTVARILAVKGTEVVTTQPHRTLKEVAELLATRDIGAIVVADIQGSVLGILSERDIVRAIGHRGAEALGDAVSTHMTSKVVTTTDDESIHATMEKMNLGRFRHLPVMRNGKLGGILSIGDVVKYRLAEMEHEHSAMREYIASA
- the folE gene encoding GTP cyclohydrolase I FolE, with product MDAVVKSLLERTQTQDKNPVKRPTREEAEAAVEVLLRWAGDNPAREGLRDTPKRVVKAYEEFFAGYKEDASDVLARMFEEVHGYDDMVLIRDIPFSSHCEHHMVPFFGHAHIAYYPGEDGVVGLSKLARLVDIYAKRLQTQEALTAQIIGAIDIFMKPRGCAVMLEAEHMCMSIRGVQKQGAKTTTTQFTGIFRDDPAEQIRFLTLVRGK
- the hisI gene encoding phosphoribosyl-AMP cyclohydrolase — translated: MADAFPPPGTKAELEEGDVLTPRFDKDGLVVCVTVDVKDNSILMLAYMNAEALKLTLETGTAHYWSRSRQSLWRKGDTSGQVQKVVEIRVDCDQDALLMSVEPGGDGGACHTGRRSCFYRKIVAGDGGARLVFES
- a CDS encoding patatin-like phospholipase family protein is translated as MSIHTQKPQNTAGGNGTIPLGPQREHRPRLGLALGAGAARGWSHIGVILELANQGIVPDIIAGTSIGAVVGGCAAAGRLEALESFARSLTKKRVFGLMDFSLSGIGLLGGGRLKTRLDQELVGKRIEHLSTVFAAVATEVSTGHEIWLSKGDLVQAIRASYALPGIFEPVPIGGRWLFDGALVNPVPVTVCRALGAEMVIAVNLISDPAFRGTVISDHGILNKAPPEPELDVQPEPERKNRFLNGMRGNLHRHFGRRHDGAPGIANAMIDAFNITQGRISRSRLAGDPPDVMINARLGAVGLFDFHRADELIAIGREAARRAMPDIRDNITLMPLGDNSL
- the yidD gene encoding membrane protein insertion efficiency factor YidD, producing MSLAREKRIRPMRLAAHWLIRAYQLSLSLVLGRHCRHLPTCSSYMDEAITTHGLWAGGWMGFARLCRCHPWGTEGFDPVPAVLPERAHWGRPWRYGSWRGPLICEPCAPASSPFDAADH